One window of Mus caroli chromosome 11, CAROLI_EIJ_v1.1, whole genome shotgun sequence genomic DNA carries:
- the Tlx3 gene encoding T-cell leukemia homeobox protein 3, giving the protein MEAPASAQTPHPHEPISFGIDQILNSPDQDSAPAPRGPDGASYLGGPPGGRPGAAYPSLPASFAGLGAPFEDAGSYSVNLSLAPAGVIRVPAHRPLPGAVPPPLPSALPAMPSVPTVSSLGGLNFPWMESSRRFVKDRFTAAAALTPFTVTRRIGHPYQNRTPPKRKKPRTSFSRVQICELEKRFHRQKYLASAERAALAKSLKMTDAQVKTWFQNRRTKWRRQTAEEREAERQQASRLMLQLQHDAFQKSLNDSIQPDPLCLHNSSLFALQNLQPWEEDSSKVPAVTSLV; this is encoded by the exons ATGGAGGCGCCCGCCAGCGCGCAGACCCCACACCCGCACGAGCCCATCAGCTTCGGCATCGACCAAATCCTCAACAGCCCGGACCAGGACAGCGCGCCCGCCCCGCGGGGCCCCGACGGCGCCAGCTACCTGGGAGGGCCCCCCGGGGGCCGTCCGGGCGCCGCGTACCCGTCTCTGCCCGCCTCCTTTGCGGGCCTCGGCGCGCCCTTCGAGGACGCGGGATCTTACAGTGTCAACCTAAGCTTGGCCCCCGCCGGCGTGATCCGGGTGCCAGCGCACAGGCCGCTCCCTGGGGCCGTGCCGCCGCCTCTGCCTAGCGCGCTGCCCGCTATGCCCTCCGTGCCCACGGTCTCCAGCCTAGGCGGCCTCAATTTCCCCTGGATGGAGAGCAGTCGCCGCTTTGTAAAGGACCGCTTCACAG CGGCGGCCGCGCTCACGCCCTTCACCGTGACCCGGCGCATTGGCCACCCCTACCAGAACCGGACGCCGCCCAAGCGTAAGAAGCCGCGCACGTCCTTTTCCCGGGTGCAGATCTGTGAGCTGGAAAAGCGCTTCCATCGCCAAAAGTACCTGGCCTCGGCCGAGAGGGCGGCGCTCGCAAAGTCCCTTAAAATGACGGACGCGCAGGTCAAGACCTGGTTCCAAAATCGGAGGACCAAGTGGCG GCGGCAGACGGCGGAGGAGCGGGAGGCGGAGCGGCAGCAGGCGAGCCGGCTCATGCTACAGCTGCAACACGACGCCTTCCAGAAGAGCCTCAACGATTCCATCCAGCCCGACCCGCTCTGTCTGCACAACTCGTCGCTCTTTGCTCTGCAGAATCTGCAGCCCTGGGAGGAGGACAGTTCCAAGGTCCCCGCTGTCACCTCTCTGGTGTGA